GCTCACCCCTGCGCCCCCACTCACCAGACTTACGTTGACTATGAATTTCAAATTGGTGTGTCTCGGCTTCgtgtaatatattttaaatttagaCTCCTCGTTCTTTTCATTGTCCCCCCGACCTCCGGACATGGTGTAGGCTGTCGCCTCTTTGTGTTCATTCGGGAAGAAGTAACTCTCCACCACGTATATGCGCACTGGAGGAAAGTCGAACTTTTTGCTCCgcacaattttcttcttcacgtTCACCTCAGTTGCGTGGGAACACGCATTGGGAGAGTCTTCCACAGTTGTCGAGCCTGTTGCAGTTTCTGCCCCCCTGCTTCTGAGGTAAATCGGGTGCACCAGGTCGTCCTGATCCTCCGCGAGGAACGTCCTGTGGGGTGGGACAGAGGGCGGCCATGTACAGCACCTACATTTGGCAGCCCAGTTGCAGCGTAACGACAAGTTCGCCCCATCATACACACCTACCTGATGGCCGTCTTCAACACATGGCTCAAGCTGAGGCACGAGCAAACGAAGTTTCTGTCAAAAAACTTCCTCCTCTCCGGGTCCTCCactaaaatttctttttcgtcaAAATCAAAGTGGTCGTTAATTTTACAGCTGAGGTTGGGTGATTGGCGGTGTTCACAGTGGGGCGAGGTAACACTAACGACGCGTTCCGtgttctcctcattttgtgTCACTCTACATCCGATCCCTCTTTATATTATTACTAATTATACGGGTGCAGGAAGAGCAAATTTTTCTCATAAACCACGCTGTTCAGGTGGTCTTCGCTacggaaggggaaaaaaaaaaaaaaaaaaaaaaaaaacgaatgagAGGAAAGAGAGAAATCAATAATGTGAACACTCCGGAAGGTATTCGTCAGTTCTCGTCACCTCAACTTACATTAACGCGTCCAGACATCCATGGTTGAGCTTCTTCACTTTTACAATGCTCTCAATTTTTATATCCTCAACAAAGTAGCTCCTTAGCAACTTTGCGTTGAAGTTTCGCCTGAGTAAGTCTTCTACTTCGCAGTACCTGCGCAGGGGAGACCCGAATACGATGTCTCCTTATGCTGCATCCACATGAATCGTGCTTCTCCCTTCTACACTATCAAATCAATAACTGAAAAGATGCACATATTAATCTGTACACAGAGGTGATACAACTACTCCTGAATACTCACTCTGCTTGCTGCTTCGTCACGACTTGgaagaaaatgttaaaatagGAATTCATCGACGTGgagacatattttttctgcagGTCCCGTTCTTCCTTCAGCCTCCGCATGATGTAGTTAAACCTgccgggggggggaggaaggggaaatctCCCATTAGTGAGGCTCCCATATGGAGGGAATTCCAAAGCGCGGCGTTCCTACTACACATCCTGCACTTCACCATCTTCACGGGTCTCACCTGCAGTTATACGCGCTCAGCAAAAATGATACCTCCCGCTTTATCTCTGCTATTCGTTCGTTTTCCCCGTTGGTATtcttttcagaaaaaaaaaaaaaaaggaaaaagtactCACAAGTGCCCATTTGAAACATAAAATTTTgcctgaaccgttcaggcaaTTCTGTCCAAATTGTACACATAAAATAGGGACATAAGAAAAGACCCACAACAGGGTACGTCTAAAATTAATAGTAGTCAATTACAGCATCCACAGCGGACCCCTCCATGTTGAAGTAAAGATGAATGGGCCATAGAACTTCATTcaagtaaaataaatttttgttATTAATGAACAGGAgatgttgtttttcctttatatatttttcttcgatAAAGTTCATTTTGAAATCGGAGATGCTTTTGAGTGTTTCCATGTCCCGTGCGGTTAACTTCCTGTCCTGGCTGCTTATGACTTGGTGGTCTAATATCTGGTAGAAATGCATGTGGAAGGGGGGGTGCATTAGCAAGTAGAAGCACAGAGAAGAGCAATCTTACAGAATATACACTTCTTTTCCGTCTATGTCATAACAACGGAAGAATAACCACGTGTAGCGCTTTCACACCATTTCCCTCCTACCAgtaaatttggaaaattggTGCAGAAGTAGTGCTTGTAGAGTAGGCTTCCCACCAGAGTGTTATTTTCTGTGGGAGGAGTGTAATGTACAGTGGAGTACAGAGTAGATTGTGCATCTTGAATTACACAGATTAGATGTTGTTATCAAGCCATGGTCATCGTACGACCTCCCTATCCGCGTGCACCATTACTGTAGTAGATCGAACTGAGGTACAGCTCCTTAATGTTTGGCAGCAGGCGAAGCGCCTGGATGTCTTCAAAGCGTTCGAGCCTTCCAAGGTGGTGGTGGTTAGAAAATTAGTGGATAGTTGACAGGGAACGGATGGGCGTAAGTGTGGGTAGGGGGCAATGTAAGTCGCCTCCCTAAGCAAGGCGGGATAGGCAAACCTATTCCCGCTGACATTTAGGTGTTCCAAGTTTGCATTATTCCGCAGAGGATCCAGGGTTCGAATCCGGTTGTTGGCCAAATTGATGTGTACAAAAGAAGTGGTGCACCAGAAGAAGTCGATACTCTCTAGTGCATTGTCGCTCAGATCGATGTAGTGTAACTGTTTGTTCTTTCCCAAATCTATGGCGCTCTCCGTCAGTTGATTGCTGAATAGGTTCAGTTTCTCCAGTTTCTTCAGCTTCCCCAACCCTGTGATGAACAGGGGGTGGTGAAAGGCGAACTGTGAAGGTGGAAAAACAATTGCAAGACGGAACAGGGAGAAATGCCTTTCCCCATTTGCTGTTTCGCCTGCACGCCTAACGAATGGGCAAACacaatttcccccccctctcaCTTCACCCTCTAAGTAACCGCGGTGGATACATACAGAGAAAGTGCAGtagcgacaaaaaaaaaaggtatctTGTTCTTTCTGTCGTCTCCCCTCTTTACCTAGGACGCTCTTGATCTTATtgatttgcaaaaataagaCCCTCAGATTTGAGCATTCGAACAAAGGGGTTACATCAGAgatgttattttttaccaAGTACAATTCCTTTATGTTAACAAAGTACTGGATTATTTTCAAATTGATGGACTTCTCCATGCAAATTTCCAGCGCTTCTATCTCCTCGTTTGTCTTGAACTCCACATTGTTCGAGCATTTTATCAACTTTATGTATTCCCTGTGGGGAAGGTGGATCGATGGAAAAGCTGTCCACTGTTGCCACTTATGTCTGTGGCAGAAGAGGTGGTGCAAAATTTtgcgctatttttttttttctttttttttctccccctcccgTGCATGTCACGGCATTATGtactcctcctcttcctttggGACATCCATGATGTAGGATCAACCCTTCCAGGGGGTAGCGTGAATGGAAAAGCGGAACTGCGTTAGATGAAGCACAATGACGAAGATGTGCGTGCTTCCAGAAGGGTCATGATATTACTACTACCACTATTACTACTATAAATTCGCAGCTGCGCTTATGGAcgcctgtttttttttatttttttccaccattCTAGATAAACATTTCTGGCggtactttttattttgcccctctgGTCGGGCACGGCAGTCGTTCGGATTTCTAGCCGATTGGCTTCTCCTTTCCGAGCTCCTTCCCGAGGTGTTATTCTTCACTTTGCCCGCGCTGAAACGTGCGGTATACTTCTTCCCGAAGGAGGGGTGATTTAACTTAGAAGCATGCAGCACTTATGTGTGTCCTAATGGCAGGACTTAaatggttcctttttttttttcccccctctcaCATGTGTCCTCGCAGACCAGATTCTCTGCGTTATTGCACCTCCTACACAGGAAAACTCCTCTCCGTGTGCACGGCAGGACAGCGCAGTTGAGAAAAAAGGGCCCCCATAGGAAATGCCGCACTCCATTAAGTGCACAGATGGATGCGCAAACTGTATaactgtatatatgtgcatatatatgagGATATGTATGTGCGTTCCCCCCTAGCCGCATTTTCTCTGCACTCGTTTtattcgctttttttttttttttttttttttttttttttgcaattacTTTGTTTGCTTTGCTttgcttatttattttttattttattatatatttttttcaccatcaCGCCAGCTTTGCACTCATGCCAGTGCTTCCCTAGGCGAGGGAACCACATTGCGCCCACGCAGCTGGGAATGGAAAAGTTGCTCCCCCACATCATTTGCCTCAACTGCGTGCGACTGAGCGAAGAAGGACAGGGCAaacaaagaataaaagaagatgCCTTCACGAGGATCTTCACATTTCCAAGGTTCATACATACAAGCCTGCGTAAGCGGAGTGCAGAATATGATTACCTGAGTCATGACAGAAAGTGGAAAGAGTACGAAGAGGTTTATTCAGAATGGGGAAAGGGCGGAGGAGGTGAAGCGCGCCAAGGGGGATGACCATCTTCCCAGTGGGGAGGATGACCAGTTCAGTGATGGGTGTGAGAAGTTTGATGAGATAAAAGCCGCCGCTTTACGTGAAGGGGACGACCCCTCGACGCAAGCCCACCAAACAGATGGTACGAAGAAGAGCCCAGAGAAGGCAAAAGCAGTACTCAATGAAGATATAAAGAAGTgcatagaaaaaagaataccaAATGTTAGTAGAAACTTACAAGTGGATCTTTACGTAGCTATTCCCTCCTCCATTATAAACAACAGAAGCGACGTAATAAAGTCTTATTTGACAAGCTACTTGGCAAGAATATTCACTGTTTTTTCAGTCTCCaaggtgtatatatatgacgACCAAATGATGAACGATCGATTTGAGCGGCGTGAGCAGCAGTTGAACAGTGGAAACTCCACCCATGGTACTAGTCATCGGCAGACGACGCACGAAGGGGATAAGAGCTACCACAACGGTAGGGTTGGCAGTATGCACCTAGGAAAGAGACCAAGTAGTCATTCATCTTCgcaggaaggagaaggagacaAATCAAACCCAGAATATTCCTACCTGTGTCAGTACCTACACTACAACTTACAATATTTGGAGACACCCCAATATTTGAGGAAGCACCTTTTCCCTATAACGCACTTTTTAAAGCACTCAGGAATAATGAATCCTGTGGATGCTCCCCATCACTTGAGAAGCGACGAGTGGCTTCCATTTCGCGAAGGGGTTGTAGTAAAGAAAAAGTCAAATGGAGTTATTGTGGATGTTGGTCTGTTTGCCCCTGCACAtatagaaaatgtaaatCATGTAGATATTGGGACGAGAGTTACCGTCCTGTTTCATCCAAACTCGTTTGTCCTATTCCAGAGGAGAAATGcaaatgttttattttcagGAAAATTAATCAACCCCAGTACTCCAAAATTGTACAATTTATATTGGGGATACTCTGTCGAGCTGCTAAAACGGCTGAGCGATGTTTTTGACATCGACGTAGATTACATCGTGGGCACCTCCGAGCGGGGGCACTCCATGGGCGACGCGACGGACGCAATCAGAGGAGTCAGGTTGGCTGCGCTGAAACGCGATAGTGATTGCGTGTATGTTCACGCGTCGAAACGCAAGCAGCCTTGCTAGCTTCGACCAGCTCGCCCCTCATGGAgcaccccatttttttttcaccccgtCGCAGGTCCATCCTCATTGTGTTCGGAAATAAGCAGGGGCTTGAAGATCTGCTCATCAAGGAGCGCGAagagcggaaaaaaaaaagttacgccatggagaagaggaacaaaGTTTTGAGCAAAATGTTGAAGAAATTCCACCTATTCGTTAACACGTGCCCTCACCAGACCTCCAGGACAATACGGACAGAAGAGGCCATTGCGATAACGCTGTCGCTCTTTCATAACATTCTCGTGTAGCTGGTGGTTAGCTGACAATTTCGGAAATGGCTagctcgaaaaaaaaaaaaaaaaaaaaaaaaaaaaatatggcacATTTGTATGACCCCTCGCTGGCGCACACAGTGCGTGGAGGAGGCCTCAAATTTGAAAGTACCGATCAACATCTATGTTGAATTCCTTCATCTTGTAAATTGCCCTGGCGCGAGCCCTGTCCTGGATCGCTTTCTTGTTCACCTTCTCGTAGAGGATACTCTTGCAGAGTACCTTCCACAGGTTTTTGATTTGCTTCGTTTTATCATTTAGTAAAAATTCGTCCtgcatttgtttttgtgTTACGTACAGATTTTTAAACTGTggcatatgtttttttttaattataattttgtCAGCATCCGTTGGTATATTTGGCCTTTTAcgaaatttattaaaaaagtaCGAGTTGTTATAGACAATTTTGTATGGGATGATTCCCCGTAAATGTTTAAGGACATACTTCAGTTTGACATTACAGATACACACGTCTTCGTCCTTCAGCTCGATGATGTTGCTCGCCTTCAGGTGTGCAAACAGCTTCGTTCTGAGTACGTGCTGTTTATCTTTCCTGCTGTAAATGTAGTCGaagttttcttcctccccgaGGGGGCACGCTTCTTCCACGCGATTGGCATTGCTATTACCAGTGTTGTTACCACTGCTCGCAATGTTCGTGCTGCTTTCTAGCTCAGTTTCTCCCCTCCTACTCATCGCCGCTTCTGTTCGCCTCCTCAGCTGAAACTCCGCATATAGAGGCACCTTCACTTTGCTGTATTCATCGAACTCGTAGCTTAGCGGCTTCTCCGCATCGCTAATGTAGTAGTGTTTATTTTCCAAACACTCCCTCCTCACTAGGTTGTAAAAGTTTTCCTTCAAGTACACATTTTCTCCCTTGAACAGCCCAACGGGGGCATTCGGATAAATCACCTGGTTCTTCTTCAACATAGATCTTAATATATAGTAACTGGATTTCAGAAAATCTGTTTTCTCCGTCGGTATCATATTGCTTACATATAGATTGTACAAATACTCATCATCTAATTTGTCCAGTGCTTGTTCAAAGTCATTATATCTTTTTCTGTTAATTTGGTAGGCAAGTCGTCGGAAGTGGTTCCTGACAACGTTGCACTGGCTGTCTCCCTTAATGATGGCATTGCTGCTATTTCCTCGGCTTCTCTGACCACTTCGCTGAGAATTTCCCCCACCGGTGTACCTCAGTTTATGGCGCGCACTCACGTCACGCACGATGCCGTATCGGttaatacatatgtataagttGTAATGGTCTAGGCTAtacaaaaatttatatacattACTGTTTATGAATACctttatatatttcccctCGAGTGAAGATGTCTTTACTGGGTTCGCCATCTTATCATAAGTGATTTCTCCGTAGTCTCGCACCTCACACCCCATGATGGCACTGTTGCCATCAGCTCGTAATTTGCTGTTGGCTATACGCAACTCCTTGATCTGATTTATCAGCAAATTCCGCTTCCCCCCAGAGCTGTATATTTTAGCAAGGGAGTTCAATATTTCGTTGTTCTCTTCTTCCCGCTCGAAGTCGTACAGGGTGGGTTCCTTGCCCACCTTGGTTCGCTTACCTCCTATtcctgattttttttcttctggaTGGACGGTCTCTGGAGGGCAATTCCCCTGCGCCGGCGTCTCCAGGTAGGCAATCCGAACCACCCGTTTGCTCTTCTTGTCAACTATGAAGAACTTGTTGTCCCTCTCGATATACATCTTCCCCCCGTGGTCGTCgctcaaaattttaaatttcgaGTTAGCCAAGTTATCTCTCACTGATGAAATGCCTTTTTCCCCTGGGATGGGTTCACCTGACGATAACCTATTTCTCCTTAGGGTTGCCGAACAACCCTCCTTATGTTTCTCTCCACTGTGTAGACCATCTATTAGAACTCTTCCCCCCCCGACATGGGCGCTGCACTGGGGGCTGCTTATATTTGTGTTCTTCTGAGAAGCTTCCGCTCCGAACACATTCGTTGCCACGGGGTCTACCTCTCTTTCGCTGTCTTGGCGATACGGGGAGTCGCTCCCACGTTCTGAACCACTTACATTACCATGTTCGCCTTCGCTGCTGCTGCCTTCGCTGCTCTTTTCACTTCCTCTGCCGCGCCTGCGCATGAAGAGCGAGTGCGCAAAGCTGCCCAGGGCACAGGCCCTGCGCTGCGTCCTGAACGTTTTTATCTCTTCGGGGTTCTTCGGAAGGGGCAGCAAAATATGGAAGGCCTTATCTTCGTGCGCAACAGAACTGTCATATTTAgagaaattaacaaaattaaaatagtAAACGTTaaagcaaaagaagaaggacacCCATTTGTTGAAACTGGTAGAGTAGCACTCAGAGAAGATGTTGAATTGTGCTGTTTCATCTTTCAGCACTTTTCTGGAGCCTCTAGCACTATTTGCGTTGTCCCCTTGCTTGAATGTATTCGCGTAATTGTTCAGCCCGCTTTGAAGGAATTCCTCTCTTTCGATAAGTATGACATCGTCATTGCGGCTACCCTGTACATCTCCATCAGCGCAGCTGGCCACGTTATCTTCGTCATTACTCCCCTCATTGACTGAGTTCACGAACTGACGATAAAAAATACTTCTGCTAAAATCAGAGTGGTATTCCCCGCTGCACTTTTTCAAGATCCACTTATCCTGTCCACCATCAATTtcgctttttaaatttggcAACGTTATACAAATGCGACTGGGAATGTTTAAGCATCTACAAAGACAAATGAATATTAAATTGATCAGAAtattatttccccttctcctttgtaTACACCTGAGCAAGCGAAACAGGATGGAACCACGAGGGTTGCTTGTGACGTGCTGATCTCCAGACACCCAAGATTTTCCATCGAGGACAAGTTCAAATGTGCTCTTTATAAACATGAACAAGTATATCGGATCCTTGTAAAGCTTActgtccttccccttttggtaATTCACATACACAGAGTATATTAGGGCTTGCGCAAATTTGTTATTGCATGTTTCGTTTAAGAATTTCAGGTGGGCTACCCAACATAGCATGTGTGTGATtagtttattttcttcaatttttttttttatgttcttcgTTCTCAGTTCCATAAAGTTCCAAATTTTTTCGTTGGATAGTTCGTTCTCCGGCTCCTCTGTATCCTCCaggttcttctttttctttcggtgtgctttttcctcctcacaGGGAGTCTTCTCTTTGCCGTTGCTTTTCCTTTGGGGAGTTCCTCCTTTAGGCGCAGTCACCTCCTGGATGAGCTGCACATCCGAGTCGGAGGACCCCTCGCTACTTGCCCCACTTGCAGCGCTCTCATTGCTGCTCGCTCCTTCTAGGATGATAAAATCTTCTTGGTTCACCGCTAACAATTCGCTGTCCAGAAGGTTCTCGCTCTGGCGATCCTCATCGTTGGACACATGTCCCCTTTGCAGGATCTCCAGTTCCTCCTCGCCGAACAATTCCCTGTCAATTTCGTTAAGATCAATTTGCGGTGATCTCTTTGCCACTTTTCCGGTTCTCTCCATTTCCGGTGAAGCGGTTAATAGGTTGAGCGGTGAGTTTCTGACACGGCGATGTGCCGATGCGGCCCACTGGCCTCTTCACCGCTGCGTTGATTGGCAAAGCATGAAGGTGTCGCAGAGTCCCTGCGCG
This genomic window from Plasmodium knowlesi strain H genome assembly, chromosome: 4 contains:
- a CDS encoding RNA methyltransferase, putative; the protein is MTESGKSTKRFIQNGERAEEVKRAKGDDHLPSGEDDQFSDGCEKFDEIKAAALREGDDPSTQAHQTDGTKKSPEKAKAVLNEDIKKCIEKRIPNVSRNLQVDLYVAIPSSIINNRSDVIKSYLTSYLARIFTVFSVSKVYIYDDQMMNDRFERREQQLNSGNSTHGTSHRQTTHEGDKSYHNGRVGSMHLGKRPSSHSSSQEGEGDKSNPEYSYLCQYLHYNLQYLETPQYLRKHLFPITHFLKHSGIMNPVDAPHHLRSDEWLPFREGVVVKKKSNGVIVDVGLFAPAHIENVNHVDIGTRVTVLFHPNSFVLFQRRNANVLFSGKLINPSTPKLYNLYWGYSVELLKRLSDVFDIDVDYIVGTSERGHSMGDATDAIRGVRSILIVFGNKQGLEDLLIKEREERKKKSYAMEKRNKVLSKMLKKFHLFVNTCPHQTSRTIRTEEAIAITLSLFHNILV